Proteins encoded in a region of the uncultured Paludibaculum sp. genome:
- a CDS encoding transposase, with the protein MDLTPRQVLLQFGHVTQQTLFPVLEEELGPLCPQLKLLIAVAALIPLEQLLCARRAHTGRRPKDRAAMALAFIAKAVLNLPHTRDLIQRLRVDRALREICGWMSPQALPHESKFSRAFALFAATQLPQQLHQAVVEATQGQRLIGHIARDSTAIPARERFPETQAQKARKKEAKEEEEKRQKTKQQKKTSKTKPARPKRAKGAHARAKASERGTRIQRQRHQSLGDMLTGIPTECGIGAKKDSHGNERYWTGYKLHLDVADGQVPISAILTSASVHDSQLAIPLMTMTSERVTHLYELMDSAYDADAIHEHVRQNGRVPIIAPHGRRGTKKPSKMPKVFPDKPTPELCWAKKDRFKERTMVERVNARLKDEFGASQIRVRGAVKVMAHLMFGVLALTVDQWMRLSG; encoded by the coding sequence ATGGATCTTACCCCTCGCCAAGTCCTGCTGCAATTTGGACATGTCACCCAGCAGACCTTGTTTCCCGTTCTCGAAGAAGAACTCGGCCCCCTCTGCCCACAATTGAAACTGCTGATTGCCGTGGCCGCCCTGATCCCGCTGGAACAACTCTTGTGTGCGCGCCGCGCCCACACCGGCCGCCGGCCCAAGGACCGCGCCGCCATGGCTCTGGCCTTCATCGCCAAAGCGGTGCTCAACCTGCCTCACACGCGAGATCTCATCCAGCGCCTTCGAGTGGACCGGGCACTCCGCGAAATCTGCGGCTGGATGAGCCCGCAGGCCCTGCCGCATGAGTCAAAGTTCTCGCGCGCCTTCGCCCTGTTTGCGGCCACCCAGTTGCCACAGCAACTGCACCAGGCCGTCGTGGAGGCCACACAGGGGCAGCGGTTGATCGGTCACATTGCGCGTGACTCAACCGCCATTCCGGCTCGTGAGCGGTTCCCCGAAACGCAGGCCCAGAAGGCTCGGAAGAAGGAGGCCAAGGAGGAGGAGGAGAAGCGGCAGAAGACGAAACAGCAGAAGAAGACGAGCAAGACAAAGCCAGCCCGGCCCAAGCGAGCAAAGGGGGCTCACGCACGGGCCAAGGCGAGTGAGCGCGGCACACGGATCCAGCGGCAAAGACACCAGTCGCTTGGTGATATGTTGACTGGAATCCCGACGGAATGCGGTATTGGCGCGAAGAAAGACAGTCACGGCAATGAGCGCTATTGGACCGGGTACAAGTTGCATCTGGATGTCGCCGACGGGCAAGTGCCAATCTCTGCGATTCTCACCAGTGCTAGTGTGCATGATTCCCAGCTAGCGATCCCGCTGATGACGATGACGTCGGAGCGAGTGACGCATCTGTACGAGTTGATGGATTCAGCCTACGATGCCGACGCCATCCACGAGCACGTACGGCAGAACGGGCGGGTGCCAATCATCGCGCCGCATGGGCGGCGCGGGACAAAGAAGCCGTCGAAGATGCCGAAGGTGTTCCCGGACAAACCTACGCCGGAACTATGTTGGGCGAAGAAGGACCGATTCAAAGAGCGGACGATGGTGGAGCGGGTGAACGCGAGGTTGAAGGATGAATTCGGGGCGAGCCAGATCCGGGTGAGAGGGGCTGTGAAGGTGATGGCGCACCTGATGTTTGGGGTATTGGCACTGACGGTGGATCAGTGGATGAGGCTGTCCGGCTAA